Proteins encoded in a region of the Pseudomonas sp. PDNC002 genome:
- a CDS encoding glycosyltransferase, whose amino-acid sequence MSSRKLGLNLVVFVALAALFTGFWALYNRPVSVPDWPESISGFSFSPFRLNQNPQKNQFPSDDEIRSDLELVSKQTDNIRTYSVKGSLADIPRLAEELGMRVSLGIWIGPDEAENEAEIERGIEIANNSRSVVRVIVGNEALFRREVTVEQLSAYLDRVRKAVKVPVTTAEQWHIYEKYPELAKHVDLIAAHVLPYWEYTPMDDAVPFVLERAKELRAKFPRKPLLLAEVGWPSNGRMRGGADATQADQAIYLRTLTNLLNKKGYNYFVVEAFDQPWKVGDEGSVGAYWGVYNAQRQPKFNFDGPVVNIPQWRALAVASVVMALLALTLLMIDGSALRQRGRTFLTVVAFAGGSVLVWIAYDYSQQYSTWFSLTVGGLLGIGALGVFIVLLTEAHELAETVWVRKRRRPFDPVLTDTGYRPKVSVHVPCYNEPPEMMKKTLDALSRLDYPDFEVLIIDNNTKDPAVWEPVRDYCEVLGPRFRFFHVAPLAGFKGGALNYILPHTAPDVEVVAVIDADYCVEPNWLKQMVPHFSDPKIAVVQSPQDYHDGEENVFKKLCYAEYKGFFHIGMVTRNDRDAIIQHGTMTMIRRTVMDELKWADWTICEDAELGLRVFEKGYSAAYSHQSFGKGVMPDTFIDYKKQRFRWAYGAIQIMKGHARALFQGKDSKLTTGQRYHFIAGWLPWIADGMNIFFTAGALLWSSAMIIVPKRVDPPLLIFAIPPLALFFFKFGKIMFLYRRAVGVDLLRSFQAAVAGLALSHTIAKAVLYGTFTKTIPFFRTPKMASNHGLLVALAEAREEVFIMLLLWGAALGIVLVQGVPSRDMMFWVAMLLVQSLPYLAALVMALLSAAPKAQEAPAADVAPAS is encoded by the coding sequence ATGTCTTCACGCAAGCTCGGCCTCAACCTGGTGGTATTCGTCGCCCTCGCGGCGCTCTTCACCGGTTTCTGGGCCCTCTATAACCGCCCCGTCAGCGTTCCCGACTGGCCGGAAAGCATTTCCGGATTCTCCTTCTCGCCGTTCCGGCTGAACCAGAATCCGCAGAAGAACCAGTTCCCCAGTGACGACGAGATCCGCTCGGACCTGGAGCTGGTCTCCAAGCAGACCGACAACATCCGTACCTACTCGGTAAAAGGTTCGCTGGCCGACATCCCACGCCTAGCCGAAGAGCTCGGCATGCGCGTCAGCCTGGGGATATGGATCGGCCCGGACGAGGCGGAGAACGAAGCCGAGATCGAGCGCGGCATCGAGATCGCCAACAACTCGCGCAGCGTCGTGCGGGTGATCGTCGGCAACGAGGCGCTGTTCCGCCGCGAGGTCACGGTCGAACAGCTGAGCGCCTACCTGGACCGCGTGCGCAAGGCGGTGAAGGTGCCGGTCACCACCGCCGAACAGTGGCACATCTACGAGAAGTACCCGGAGCTGGCCAAGCACGTCGACCTGATCGCCGCCCACGTCCTGCCCTACTGGGAATACACGCCGATGGACGACGCCGTTCCGTTCGTCCTCGAGCGCGCCAAGGAGCTGCGCGCCAAGTTCCCGCGCAAACCGCTGCTGCTGGCCGAGGTCGGCTGGCCGAGCAACGGCCGCATGCGCGGCGGCGCCGACGCCACCCAGGCAGACCAGGCCATCTACCTGCGCACGCTGACCAACCTGCTGAACAAGAAGGGCTACAACTACTTCGTCGTCGAAGCCTTCGACCAGCCATGGAAAGTCGGTGACGAAGGCTCGGTCGGTGCCTACTGGGGCGTCTACAACGCCCAGCGCCAGCCCAAGTTCAACTTCGACGGGCCGGTGGTGAACATCCCGCAATGGCGCGCCCTGGCGGTCGCCTCGGTGGTGATGGCGCTGCTCGCCCTGACCCTGCTGATGATCGACGGCAGCGCCCTGCGCCAGCGCGGCCGCACCTTCCTCACCGTGGTCGCCTTCGCCGGCGGCTCGGTGCTGGTGTGGATCGCCTACGACTACAGCCAGCAGTACAGCACCTGGTTCAGCCTGACCGTCGGGGGCCTGCTGGGCATCGGCGCGCTGGGCGTGTTCATCGTCCTGCTCACCGAGGCCCACGAACTGGCCGAGACCGTCTGGGTGCGCAAGCGCCGCCGGCCGTTCGACCCGGTGCTGACCGATACCGGCTACCGGCCCAAGGTTTCGGTGCACGTGCCCTGCTACAACGAACCGCCGGAGATGATGAAGAAGACCCTGGATGCGCTGTCCAGGCTCGACTATCCGGACTTCGAAGTCCTGATCATCGACAACAACACCAAGGACCCGGCGGTGTGGGAACCGGTACGCGACTACTGCGAAGTCCTCGGCCCGCGCTTCCGCTTCTTCCACGTCGCACCACTGGCTGGCTTCAAGGGCGGCGCACTGAACTACATCCTGCCGCACACCGCGCCGGACGTCGAAGTCGTGGCGGTGATCGACGCCGACTACTGCGTCGAGCCGAACTGGCTCAAGCAGATGGTGCCGCACTTCAGTGATCCGAAGATCGCCGTGGTGCAGTCCCCGCAGGACTACCACGACGGCGAGGAAAACGTCTTCAAGAAGCTCTGCTACGCCGAATACAAGGGCTTCTTCCACATCGGCATGGTCACCCGCAACGATCGCGACGCGATCATCCAGCACGGCACCATGACCATGATCCGCCGGACCGTGATGGACGAACTCAAGTGGGCCGACTGGACCATCTGCGAGGACGCCGAGCTGGGCCTGCGGGTATTCGAGAAGGGCTACTCAGCCGCCTACTCGCACCAGAGCTTCGGCAAGGGCGTGATGCCCGACACCTTCATCGACTACAAGAAGCAGCGCTTCCGCTGGGCCTATGGCGCCATCCAGATCATGAAGGGCCACGCCCGGGCGCTGTTCCAGGGCAAGGACAGCAAGCTCACCACCGGCCAGCGCTACCACTTCATCGCCGGCTGGCTGCCGTGGATCGCCGACGGCATGAACATCTTCTTCACCGCCGGCGCGCTGCTCTGGTCCTCGGCGATGATCATCGTGCCCAAGCGGGTCGACCCGCCGCTGCTGATCTTCGCCATCCCGCCGCTGGCGCTGTTCTTCTTCAAGTTCGGCAAGATCATGTTCCTCTACCGCCGCGCCGTGGGCGTGGACCTGCTGCGTTCGTTCCAGGCAGCGGTGGCGGGCCTCGCACTGTCGCATACCATCGCCAAGGCGGTGCTCTACGGGACGTTCACCAAGACCATCCCGTTCTTCCGCACACCGAAGATGGCCTCCAACCACGGCCTTCTGGTGGCGTTAGCCGAGGCTCGCGAAGAAGTGTTCATCATGCTCCTGCTGTGGGGCGCGGCACTGGGTATCGTCCTGGTGCAGGGCGTGCCGAGCCGCGACATGATGTTCTGGGTGGCCATGCTGCTGGTGCAGTCCCTGCCCTACCTCGCCGCACTGGTGATGGCGCTGCTGTCTGCCGCGCCCA
- the tcdA gene encoding tRNA cyclic N6-threonylcarbamoyladenosine(37) synthase TcdA has translation MQLDEQRFGGIARLYGREGLERLAASHVAVVGIGGVGSWAAEALARSGVGEISLFDLDDVCVTNTNRQVHALDGAVGKPKVEVMAERLKAINPGIVVHAIADFVTRETMADYITPELDCVIDCIDSVAAKAALIAWCKRRKLQIITTGGAGGQVDPTQIQVADLNKTFNDPLAAKVRSTLRRDYNFSRTPGRHYSVQCVFSTEQLRYPKPDGTVCQSKSFVGEGVKLDCAGGFGAVMMVTATFGMVAAARAVDKIVAGARRPSERSAG, from the coding sequence ATGCAACTGGATGAACAGCGTTTCGGCGGAATTGCGCGGCTTTACGGCCGTGAAGGCCTGGAGCGGCTGGCGGCCAGCCATGTGGCGGTGGTCGGGATCGGCGGCGTGGGCTCCTGGGCGGCCGAGGCCCTGGCGCGCAGCGGCGTGGGCGAGATTTCCCTGTTCGATCTGGATGACGTCTGCGTCACCAACACCAATCGCCAGGTGCATGCGCTGGACGGTGCCGTGGGCAAGCCCAAGGTCGAGGTGATGGCCGAGCGTCTAAAGGCGATCAATCCGGGCATCGTCGTACATGCTATAGCCGATTTCGTCACCCGCGAGACGATGGCGGACTACATCACTCCGGAGCTGGACTGCGTCATCGACTGCATCGACAGCGTTGCGGCCAAGGCCGCGCTGATCGCCTGGTGCAAGCGCCGCAAGCTGCAGATCATCACCACCGGCGGTGCCGGTGGGCAGGTTGACCCGACGCAGATCCAGGTCGCCGACCTGAACAAGACCTTCAACGACCCGCTGGCCGCCAAGGTCCGCTCCACGCTGCGCCGCGACTACAACTTCTCGCGCACGCCGGGCCGCCATTACAGCGTGCAGTGTGTGTTCTCCACCGAGCAGTTGCGCTACCCGAAGCCGGACGGCACGGTGTGCCAGTCCAAGAGCTTCGTGGGCGAGGGCGTAAAGCTGGACTGCGCCGGCGGTTTCGGTGCGGTGATGATGGTTACCGCGACCTTCGGCATGGTCGCGGCGGCGCGGGCGGTGGACAAGATCGTTGCTGGTGCGCGGCGGCCTTCGGAGCGTTCCGCAGGCTGA
- a CDS encoding SufE family protein codes for MSLPAAAAEALQAFTALQGWEQRARLLMQWGEKLEPLSEAERCDEQRVQGCESNVWLVADRRDERWHFRAYSDARLLRGLLALLLVRVEGLPADELSAVDLPDWFNQLGLGRQLSPSRSNGLNAVLKRMQDLIAT; via the coding sequence GTGAGCCTCCCTGCCGCTGCCGCCGAGGCGCTGCAGGCCTTCACCGCCTTGCAGGGCTGGGAGCAACGCGCGCGCCTGCTGATGCAGTGGGGCGAAAAGCTGGAGCCACTGAGCGAAGCCGAGCGCTGCGACGAGCAGCGCGTGCAGGGCTGCGAGAGCAACGTCTGGCTGGTGGCGGACCGGCGTGACGAGCGCTGGCATTTCCGCGCCTACAGCGATGCGCGCCTGTTGCGCGGGCTGCTGGCGTTGCTGCTGGTGCGGGTGGAAGGGCTGCCGGCTGACGAGCTGTCCGCCGTCGACCTGCCGGACTGGTTCAACCAGCTTGGCCTGGGCCGACAACTGTCGCCGTCGCGCAGCAACGGTTTGAATGCCGTGCTCAAGCGCATGCAGGATTTGATCGCCACCTGA
- a CDS encoding cysteine desulfurase: MSIPSPWRSDFPALAAFEAEGQTYLDSAATAQKPRAMIDALAGYFASGAANVHRAQHLPGERATRAFEATRTLAANWLNGGSPAQIIFTRGATEALNLLAYGLETQFQSGDEIVVSALEHHANLLPWQQLAKRRGLKLVVLPLDSTGRIDLARAATLIGPRTRLLAVSQLSNVLGTWQQLPGLLQMARQHGALTVVDGAQGVVHGRHNLSALGCDFYVCSSHKLYGPEGVGLLWGRPEALARLIHWQFGGEMVRLADYHDAQFHDAPMGFEAGTPPIGAVIALGATLEWLARLDNAEISAHEDFLHARLLAGLRARDGVRVLGEPDVALASFVVEGVHVSDLGHLLTEQGIAVRAGHHCAMPLMKTLDVAGALRVSLGLYNDGADLERFFTALDSALELLR; the protein is encoded by the coding sequence ATGTCCATTCCCTCGCCCTGGCGCTCCGACTTCCCGGCCCTCGCCGCCTTCGAGGCCGAAGGCCAGACCTACCTCGACAGCGCCGCCACCGCGCAGAAGCCGCGCGCCATGATCGATGCCCTGGCCGGCTACTTCGCCAGCGGCGCCGCCAACGTACACCGCGCCCAGCACCTGCCCGGCGAGCGTGCCACCCGCGCCTTCGAGGCGACCCGCACCCTGGCGGCCAACTGGCTCAATGGCGGTAGTCCGGCGCAGATCATCTTCACCCGTGGTGCCACCGAAGCGCTGAACCTGCTGGCCTATGGCTTGGAAACCCAGTTCCAGAGCGGCGATGAGATTGTCGTCAGCGCCCTGGAGCACCACGCCAACCTGCTGCCCTGGCAACAACTGGCAAAGCGTCGTGGCCTGAAACTGGTGGTATTGCCGCTGGACTCCACCGGCCGCATCGACCTGGCGCGCGCGGCCACCCTGATCGGCCCGCGTACGCGCCTGCTCGCCGTCAGCCAACTGTCCAACGTGTTGGGCACCTGGCAGCAGCTGCCGGGACTGCTGCAGATGGCCCGGCAGCACGGCGCGCTGACCGTGGTGGACGGCGCCCAGGGCGTGGTCCATGGCCGGCACAACCTGTCGGCGCTGGGCTGCGACTTCTACGTCTGTTCCAGCCACAAGCTCTACGGGCCCGAAGGCGTCGGCCTGCTCTGGGGCCGTCCGGAGGCACTGGCGCGCCTGATCCACTGGCAGTTCGGCGGCGAAATGGTGCGCCTCGCCGATTACCACGACGCGCAGTTCCACGACGCACCCATGGGCTTCGAGGCCGGCACGCCGCCCATCGGCGCGGTGATTGCGCTGGGTGCCACGCTGGAATGGCTGGCTCGACTGGACAACGCGGAAATCAGCGCCCACGAGGACTTCCTCCACGCCCGCCTGCTTGCCGGGCTGCGTGCCCGCGACGGCGTGCGCGTGCTGGGGGAACCGGACGTGGCGCTGGCCAGCTTCGTGGTCGAAGGCGTGCACGTCTCGGACCTCGGCCATCTGCTCACCGAGCAGGGCATCGCCGTGCGCGCCGGGCACCATTGCGCCATGCCGCTGATGAAAACGCTCGACGTCGCCGGGGCGCTGCGCGTCTCCCTCGGTCTGTACAACGACGGCGCGGACCTGGAGCGCTTCTTCACCGCGCTGGACAGCGCCCTGGAGCTGCTGCGGTGA
- the dapD gene encoding 2,3,4,5-tetrahydropyridine-2,6-dicarboxylate N-succinyltransferase, producing the protein MSKSLFSIAFGVGTQNRQGNWLEVFYAQPLLNPSAELVAAISPLLNYEGGNQAIAFTAHQAYQLADAVETVDAAQAALLNRLAESQKPLVATLLAEDAAPSSTPEAYLKLHLLSHRLVKPHGLNLTGIFPLLPNVAWTNQGAVDLAELAELQLEARLKGKLLEVFSVDKFPKMTDYVVPAGVRIADTARVRLGAYIGEGTTVMHEGFVNFNAGTQGPGMIEGRVSAGVFVGKGSDLGGGCSTMGTLSGGGNIVISVGEGCLIGANAGIGIPLGDRNIVEAGLYVTAGTKIAVLDDQNALVKVVKGRDLASQADLLFRRNSQTGAVECKTNKTAIELNEALHAHN; encoded by the coding sequence ATGTCGAAATCCCTGTTCAGCATCGCTTTCGGTGTCGGCACCCAGAACCGCCAGGGCAACTGGCTGGAAGTCTTCTACGCGCAGCCGCTGCTCAACCCCAGCGCCGAACTGGTCGCCGCCATCAGCCCGCTGCTGAACTATGAAGGCGGCAACCAGGCGATCGCCTTCACCGCCCACCAGGCCTACCAGTTGGCCGACGCCGTCGAGACTGTCGACGCCGCCCAGGCCGCCCTGCTCAACCGCCTGGCCGAAAGCCAGAAGCCGCTGGTCGCCACCCTGCTGGCCGAAGACGCCGCTCCCAGCTCCACCCCGGAGGCGTACCTGAAGCTGCACCTGCTGTCCCATCGCCTGGTCAAGCCGCACGGCCTGAACCTGACCGGCATATTCCCGCTGCTGCCGAACGTGGCCTGGACCAACCAGGGCGCCGTCGATCTGGCCGAACTGGCCGAACTGCAACTGGAAGCGCGCCTGAAGGGCAAGCTGCTGGAAGTCTTCTCCGTCGACAAATTCCCGAAGATGACCGACTACGTGGTCCCGGCCGGCGTACGCATCGCCGACACCGCCCGCGTTCGCCTGGGCGCCTACATCGGTGAAGGCACCACCGTGATGCACGAAGGCTTCGTCAACTTCAATGCCGGCACCCAGGGCCCGGGGATGATCGAAGGCCGCGTCTCCGCAGGCGTGTTCGTCGGCAAGGGCTCGGACCTGGGCGGCGGCTGCTCCACCATGGGCACCCTGTCCGGCGGCGGCAACATTGTCATCAGCGTCGGCGAAGGCTGCCTGATCGGCGCCAACGCCGGCATCGGCATCCCGCTGGGCGACCGCAACATTGTCGAAGCCGGCCTGTACGTCACCGCTGGCACCAAGATCGCCGTGCTGGACGACCAGAACGCCCTGGTCAAAGTGGTCAAGGGCCGCGATCTGGCCAGCCAGGCCGACCTGCTGTTCCGCCGCAACTCCCAGACCGGTGCCGTCGAGTGCAAGACCAACAAGACCGCGATCGAACTGAACGAAGCGCTGCACGCGCACAACTAA
- a CDS encoding LysE family translocator has product MSIAWALFLPACFALNLAPGPNNLLSLNNAARFGLLRATLAGGGRLVAFAGMLALAASGLALVLQASAWLFLAIKLVGAGYLLWLAVQLWRAPAANLGVDGAPVPATSLWRLARQEFWVAAGNPKAILIFTAFLPQFVDPRQAVGAQFAQLGAAFLLLEWLAIALYGLAGVRLGKLLAGARARRLFNRGCAALLGSAGLGLLLSRRPA; this is encoded by the coding sequence ATGAGCATCGCCTGGGCCCTGTTCCTCCCCGCCTGCTTCGCCCTGAACCTGGCGCCGGGACCGAACAACCTGTTGTCGCTGAACAATGCCGCGCGCTTCGGCCTGCTGCGCGCCACCCTCGCCGGTGGCGGACGGCTGGTCGCCTTCGCCGGCATGCTGGCCCTGGCCGCTTCTGGCCTGGCGCTGGTTCTGCAGGCTTCGGCCTGGCTGTTCCTGGCGATCAAGCTGGTGGGCGCCGGGTACCTGCTGTGGCTGGCCGTGCAACTGTGGCGCGCCCCGGCGGCAAACCTGGGCGTCGATGGCGCTCCGGTACCGGCCACCAGCCTGTGGCGCCTGGCCCGCCAGGAGTTCTGGGTGGCCGCTGGCAACCCCAAGGCGATCCTCATCTTCACCGCGTTCCTGCCGCAATTCGTCGATCCGCGTCAGGCCGTGGGCGCCCAGTTCGCCCAACTCGGCGCAGCCTTCCTGCTGCTGGAATGGCTGGCCATCGCCCTTTACGGGCTCGCCGGGGTCCGCCTCGGCAAGCTGCTCGCCGGCGCACGCGCCCGGCGCCTGTTCAACCGTGGTTGTGCCGCGCTGCTGGGCAGCGCCGGGCTGGGCCTGCTGCTCAGTCGCCGTCCGGCCTGA
- a CDS encoding ArsC family reductase, with protein MSERTLYGIKACDTMKKARTWLEEHGVDYAFHDYKTSGIDRAHLEQWCNEHGWEIVLNRAGTTFRKLDDAQKADIDQAKAIELMVAQPSMIKRPVLDLGDRTLVGFKPDLYAAALA; from the coding sequence GTGAGTGAGCGGACGCTGTATGGAATCAAAGCCTGCGACACCATGAAGAAGGCCCGTACCTGGCTGGAAGAACATGGCGTCGACTACGCCTTCCACGACTACAAGACTAGCGGAATAGACCGCGCGCACCTGGAGCAATGGTGCAACGAGCATGGCTGGGAGATTGTCCTGAACCGTGCCGGTACTACTTTCCGCAAGCTCGACGACGCACAGAAGGCCGATATCGACCAGGCCAAGGCCATCGAACTGATGGTGGCGCAGCCGTCGATGATCAAGCGTCCGGTGCTGGACCTGGGTGATCGCACCCTGGTCGGCTTCAAGCCCGACCTCTACGCCGCCGCCCTGGCCTGA
- a CDS encoding Na+/H+ antiporter — translation MQTVYTVLILLLVVGGTRLAAQLIPLPLPLIQIAAGAALAWPSLGLHVALDPELFMFLFIPPLLFADGWRMPKGEFWKMRWPILTLAFALVLFTVLGGGVFIHLLIPEIPWAAAFALAAVLSPTDALAVSAIAQDRLPRRLMHVLQGEALMNDASGLVAFKFALAAAMTGTFSLMDASLSFLLVAIGGLACGVFLSWLLGRIRGWMIRRGWDDPATHVVLMLLLPFACYMIAEDLGVSGILAAVAAGMMQSWVDLLPRQTNTRLLNRSVWSMLEFAFNGVVFLLLGLQLPDILKSVSHHADDVMWRSSLLAFYVLAVFAVLLLLRFGWVWCYWKVSVRFERWWGIELGGRSGEPVLRLSAISALGGVRGAVTLAGVLSVPLLLLDGSAFPQRDLIIFIATGVILVSLIAATIGLPILLRGLPAASNDQREREVQSVWRKTAAAAIHMLESEEMPARDGADAEEAARLAEVRARLMAEYRHELDPAPDTQEARERARSLELADQALRIKALRAQRLELYRMRREHEIDDETMREVLGELDSQEAWVTSKAGRWV, via the coding sequence ATGCAAACCGTTTACACCGTGCTGATCCTGCTGCTGGTCGTGGGTGGAACCCGGCTAGCGGCGCAGCTGATTCCGCTGCCCTTGCCGTTGATCCAGATCGCCGCTGGCGCCGCGCTGGCCTGGCCGAGCCTGGGGCTGCATGTGGCGCTGGACCCGGAACTGTTCATGTTCCTGTTCATTCCGCCGCTGCTGTTCGCCGACGGCTGGCGCATGCCCAAGGGCGAATTCTGGAAGATGCGCTGGCCGATCCTCACCCTGGCCTTCGCCCTGGTGTTGTTCACGGTGCTCGGCGGCGGGGTCTTCATCCACCTGTTGATTCCAGAGATTCCCTGGGCTGCGGCTTTCGCCTTGGCAGCAGTGCTGTCGCCCACCGATGCGCTGGCGGTGTCGGCCATCGCCCAGGATCGCCTGCCCAGGCGGCTGATGCATGTGCTGCAGGGGGAGGCGCTGATGAACGACGCCTCGGGCCTGGTCGCCTTCAAGTTCGCCCTCGCCGCAGCCATGACCGGCACCTTCTCGCTGATGGATGCCAGCCTGAGCTTCCTGCTGGTGGCCATCGGTGGCCTGGCCTGTGGTGTATTCCTCAGCTGGCTGCTGGGGCGCATCCGTGGCTGGATGATCCGCCGCGGCTGGGACGACCCGGCCACCCACGTGGTGCTGATGCTGCTCCTGCCCTTCGCCTGCTACATGATCGCCGAGGATCTCGGCGTCTCCGGCATTCTCGCGGCGGTGGCGGCCGGCATGATGCAGAGCTGGGTCGACCTGCTGCCGCGGCAGACCAACACCCGCCTGCTCAACCGTAGCGTCTGGTCGATGCTGGAGTTCGCCTTCAACGGCGTGGTGTTCCTGCTGCTGGGCCTGCAGTTGCCGGACATTCTCAAGTCCGTCTCGCACCACGCCGATGATGTGATGTGGCGCTCGTCGCTCTTGGCCTTCTACGTGCTGGCAGTATTCGCCGTGCTGCTGTTGCTGCGCTTCGGCTGGGTCTGGTGCTACTGGAAGGTGTCGGTGCGCTTCGAGCGGTGGTGGGGAATCGAGCTGGGCGGCCGGTCCGGCGAGCCAGTGCTGCGGTTGTCGGCAATCTCGGCTCTGGGCGGCGTGCGCGGGGCGGTGACGCTGGCCGGCGTGCTCTCTGTCCCGTTGTTGTTGCTCGATGGCTCGGCCTTTCCGCAGCGCGACCTGATCATCTTCATTGCCACGGGGGTGATCCTGGTCTCCCTGATCGCTGCCACCATCGGCTTGCCGATCCTTCTGCGTGGCTTGCCGGCCGCCAGCAACGATCAGCGCGAACGCGAGGTGCAGTCGGTGTGGCGCAAGACCGCGGCGGCAGCCATCCATATGCTGGAAAGCGAGGAAATGCCCGCGCGCGACGGGGCCGATGCGGAGGAAGCGGCGCGTCTGGCGGAAGTCCGGGCGCGGCTGATGGCCGAGTATCGCCACGAGCTGGACCCGGCACCGGATACCCAGGAAGCCCGCGAGCGCGCCCGCAGCCTGGAGCTGGCGGATCAGGCGCTGCGCATCAAGGCGCTGCGGGCCCAACGGTTGGAGCTGTATCGCATGCGCCGCGAGCATGAGATCGACGACGAGACCATGCGCGAGGTGCTGGGCGAGCTGGACAGCCAGGAGGCCTGGGTGACCAGCAAGGCGGGGCGGTGGGTCTAG
- the dapC gene encoding succinyldiaminopimelate transaminase, producing MNPALDSLQPYPFEKLRALLASAQPPADLKPIALSIGEPKHRSPDFVAKALADSLDQLAVYPTTLGIPALREAIAAWCERRFKVPAGWLDAARHVLPVNGTREALFAFTQTVVDRNAKGLVISPNPFYQIYEGAALLAGAEPHYLPCLEDNGFNPDFDAVPADIWARCQILFLCSPGNPTGALVPLETLKKLIALADEHDFVIAADECYSELYFDEQNPPAGLLTACAELDRNDFKRCVVFHSLSKRSNLPGLRSGFVAGDAEVLKKFLLYRTYHGCAMPVQTQLASVAAWKDEDHVRANRDLYREKFDAVLDILGGVLDVQRPDGSFYLWAKTPVADTEFCRGLFDQQHVTVVPGSYLSREVNGENPGANRVRMALVAPLAECVEAAERIKKFVQSL from the coding sequence ATGAATCCTGCCCTCGACTCGCTCCAGCCCTACCCCTTCGAGAAGCTCCGTGCCCTGCTGGCCAGCGCCCAGCCGCCGGCGGACCTCAAGCCGATCGCGCTGTCCATCGGCGAGCCCAAGCACCGCTCGCCGGACTTCGTCGCCAAGGCCCTGGCCGATAGCCTCGACCAACTGGCTGTCTACCCGACCACCCTGGGCATTCCGGCCCTGCGCGAAGCCATCGCCGCCTGGTGCGAGCGCCGCTTCAAGGTGCCGGCCGGCTGGCTGGACGCCGCGCGCCACGTTCTACCGGTGAACGGCACGCGTGAAGCGCTGTTCGCCTTCACCCAGACCGTGGTCGACCGCAACGCCAAGGGCCTGGTAATCAGCCCGAACCCGTTCTACCAGATCTACGAAGGCGCGGCCCTGCTGGCCGGCGCCGAGCCGCACTACCTGCCCTGCCTGGAAGACAATGGCTTCAACCCGGATTTCGACGCCGTCCCGGCGGATATCTGGGCGCGCTGCCAGATCCTCTTCCTCTGCTCGCCAGGCAATCCCACCGGCGCGCTGGTGCCGCTGGAAACCCTGAAGAAGCTGATCGCCCTGGCCGACGAGCACGACTTCGTGATCGCCGCCGACGAGTGCTACAGCGAACTGTACTTCGACGAACAGAACCCGCCGGCCGGCCTGCTGACCGCCTGCGCCGAACTGGACCGCAACGACTTCAAGCGCTGCGTGGTGTTCCACAGCCTGTCCAAGCGCTCCAACCTGCCGGGCCTGCGCTCGGGCTTCGTCGCCGGCGATGCCGAGGTACTGAAGAAATTCCTCCTGTACCGCACCTACCACGGCTGCGCCATGCCGGTTCAGACCCAACTGGCCAGCGTCGCGGCCTGGAAGGACGAAGACCATGTGCGCGCCAACCGCGACCTGTACCGCGAGAAGTTCGACGCCGTGCTGGATATCCTCGGCGGCGTGCTCGACGTGCAGCGCCCGGACGGCAGCTTCTACCTGTGGGCGAAAACCCCGGTGGCCGACACCGAGTTCTGCCGCGGCCTGTTCGACCAGCAGCACGTCACCGTGGTGCCGGGCTCCTACCTGTCCCGCGAAGTGAACGGCGAGAACCCCGGCGCCAACCGCGTGCGCATGGCGCTGGTGGCTCCGTTGGCGGAATGCGTGGAAGCAGCAGAGCGCATCAAGAAGTTCGTTCAAAGCCTGTAA